The Apium graveolens cultivar Ventura chromosome 11, ASM990537v1, whole genome shotgun sequence genome has a window encoding:
- the LOC141697695 gene encoding putative protein phosphatase 2C 28, translating to MLSGLMNFFKVCFQPKSDSYVKSSDTSGRQDGLLWYKDFGQHINGDFSMAVVQANNLLEDQSQLESGCLSLDESGPYGTFVGVYDGHGGPETSRFVNVHLFQHLKKFTSEHQSMSEEVIRKAFHATEEGFTSIVRKQWPVKPQLAAVGSCCLVGVVCNGTLYVANLGDSRAVLGKLVKATGEVLAIQLSAEHNACFESVRQELHSLHPDDPQVVVLKHNVWRVKGLIQISRSIGDVYLKKAEFNREPLFAKFRLREPIKRPILSSDPAISVHQLQPHDQFIIFASDGLWEHLSNQEAVDIVQKHPHNGSAKRLVKTALQEAAKKREMRYSDLKKIDRGVRRHFHDDITVIVVFLDSNLVSKASTVKGPNLSVKGGGISIPSNTLAPSV from the exons ATGTTATCTGGGTTAATGAACTTCTTCAAGGTCTGTTTTCAACCCAAGTCAGATAGTTATGTTAAGAGTTCTGATACCAGTGGGCGTCAAGATGGCCTTTTGTGGTATAAGGATTTTGGGCAACATATTAATGGTGACTTCTCGATGGCCGTAGTTCAAGCCAACAATTTACTTGAGGATCAGAGTCAGCTTGAATCAGGTTGCTTGAGCTTGGATGAGTCAGGGCCGTATGGTACTTTTGTAGGAGTTTATGATGGACATGGTGGTCCCGAAACATCACGGTTCGTTAACGTGCACCTCTTTCAGCATCTTAAGA AATTTACTTCTGAGCATCAGTCCATGTCAGAGGAGGTAATTAGAAAAGCGTTTCATGCAACAGAAGAGGGCTTTACCTCTATTGTTCGCAAACAATGGCCAGTAAAACCGCAACTCGCGGCAGTTGGATCATGCTGCCTGGTCGGAGTTGTATGCAATGGAACTCTGTATGTTGCAAATCTCGGCGATTCCCGTGCTGTGTTGGGTAAACTTGTCAAGGCAACAGGTGAAGTTCTTGCTATTCAGCTTTCAGCAGAACATAATGCTTGCTTCGAGTCTGTGAGACAAGAGCTACATTCCTTACACCCGGATGATCCACAAGTAGTAGTTCTGAAACATAATGTTTGGCGAGTAAAGGGTCTAATACAG ATCTCAAGATCCATAGGTGATGTATACTTGAAGAAAGCTGAATTCAACAGGGAGCCATTATTTGCCAAGTTTCGGCTTCGTGAACCTATTAAAAGGCCAATTTTGAGCTCTGATCCAGCAATATCTGTACATCAGTTGCAGCCTCATGACCAGTTTATTATATTTGCATCCGATGGTCTATGGGAGCACCTCAGTAACCAAGAAGCAGTTGATATAGTTCAAAAGCATCCTCACAAT GGGAGTGCTAAGAGATTAGTGAAAACTGCTTTGCAAGAAGCAGCAAAGAAGAGGGAGATGAGATACTCTGATCTGAAAAAGATCGACCGCGGAGTTCGTCGCCATTTCCATGATGACATCACCGTTATTGTTGTGTTTCTCGACTCCAATCTCGTGAGTAAGGCTAGCACGGTAAAGGGTCCGAATCTATCTGTTAAAGGGGGTGGAATAAGTATTCCTTCTAACACTCTTGCCCCTTCAGTATGA